The following are from one region of the Ktedonobacteraceae bacterium genome:
- a CDS encoding HdeD family acid-resistance protein produces the protein MINSVTQNIRYNWWLMLLRGVFAIIFGLIVLVFPGIALLALIFVFGAYALIDGILAVIVAISERRNLPRWGWQVVEGVAGIILGIIAFTWPRETALVLLYIVAIWAVITGVMELAAAFTVGNWLLGLAGVLSIVFGIILFVHPGAGLLSLLWLLGIYAIIFGVVLIVHAFQLRSRPSSPLSPTV, from the coding sequence TTGATCAACTCTGTCACCCAAAATATAAGGTACAACTGGTGGTTAATGCTCCTACGAGGAGTCTTCGCCATCATTTTCGGACTAATAGTCCTGGTATTTCCTGGCATTGCTCTGCTCGCGCTCATTTTTGTTTTCGGAGCATATGCCCTCATTGATGGTATTCTCGCTGTGATTGTGGCCATTAGCGAGCGCCGGAACTTACCGCGTTGGGGCTGGCAGGTGGTAGAAGGAGTGGCAGGGATTATACTTGGCATCATAGCGTTCACCTGGCCACGCGAGACTGCTTTGGTTCTGCTTTACATTGTCGCTATCTGGGCAGTAATAACTGGAGTTATGGAACTGGCTGCCGCATTCACTGTAGGGAACTGGCTGCTTGGACTTGCAGGGGTCCTCTCAATTGTGTTCGGCATCATCCTGTTCGTCCACCCTGGCGCCGGATTGTTATCTCTCCTGTGGCTGCTCGGCATTTATGCCATCATATTTGGCGTAGTGCTGATCGTACACGCATTTCAGCTACGTTCACGCCCTTCATCCCCGCTTAGCCCAACCGTATAG
- a CDS encoding response regulator transcription factor → MIDKISLLITDDHALVRQGIRAFLELQPDLNVVGEAGSGEEAVRMVAELAPDVVLMDLVMPGIGGVEATRQVKQASPHSQIIVLTSYHEDEYIFPALRAGALSYVLKDVGPDELADIVRKAARGESVLHPRVASRVVEELRGTRRDTPNLFTDLSDRELEVLRLIADGLSNAEIAEKLVISEKTVKGHVSNILGKLHMMDRTQAAVYAWQQGLVGRRDP, encoded by the coding sequence ATGATAGACAAAATTTCGCTACTCATTACCGACGACCATGCTCTTGTGAGACAGGGGATACGCGCTTTTTTGGAGTTGCAGCCTGACCTTAATGTGGTTGGTGAGGCAGGCTCTGGTGAGGAAGCGGTCCGCATGGTGGCAGAACTTGCGCCGGACGTGGTACTTATGGACCTCGTTATGCCGGGTATAGGAGGGGTCGAAGCAACACGACAGGTTAAGCAAGCGAGTCCACACTCACAAATCATTGTGCTTACCTCTTACCACGAAGACGAATATATTTTTCCTGCACTGCGGGCCGGAGCGCTTTCATATGTCCTGAAAGATGTTGGACCCGATGAGCTTGCCGATATCGTGCGCAAGGCGGCACGCGGCGAATCCGTGCTGCATCCACGCGTCGCCTCTCGCGTAGTCGAGGAACTTCGCGGCACACGGCGCGATACGCCGAACCTTTTTACAGACCTGAGCGACCGCGAATTAGAGGTATTGCGCTTGATCGCGGACGGCCTCTCCAACGCCGAGATTGCCGAGAAGCTGGTCATCAGCGAAAAGACGGTCAAGGGCCATGTTAGCAACATCCTGGGCAAATTACACATGATGGATCGTACCCAGGCAGCTGTTTATGCCTGGCAACAGGGATTGGTTGGGCGACGTGATCCATAA
- a CDS encoding tetratricopeptide repeat protein, with product MSIPPNALGTSSKSLVEWMNEGITYYKAKCYEKALFAYERAIEINPFYGFAYSNKAGVLNALGRYEQALAAYEQAIELRANSAYDYIGKGDVLCNLHRYEEALIAYQRALRLSSDNIYAHKGIGDALYGLRRYEEALHAFQIVIQLDPYAADTYCSMGDILTEMQSYEQALRAYSMAIRLDPRSATTYNNLGNLLLLMKNPEGAVRSYTEAIRLNPNEAALYYNLSLVLAELGRDEEARQAMERARELGYGI from the coding sequence ATGTCGATACCTCCCAATGCCCTTGGAACCTCCTCAAAATCACTTGTTGAATGGATGAACGAGGGGATTACTTATTACAAAGCAAAGTGTTATGAGAAGGCGTTGTTCGCCTATGAACGCGCCATTGAGATAAACCCTTTCTATGGTTTTGCCTACAGTAACAAGGCCGGTGTACTCAATGCGCTTGGTCGCTATGAGCAAGCTCTAGCTGCCTACGAGCAGGCCATTGAGCTTCGTGCCAACTCCGCTTACGATTATATCGGCAAGGGAGATGTCCTTTGCAACCTTCACCGTTACGAGGAGGCGTTGATTGCCTATCAACGCGCATTGCGACTCAGCTCCGATAATATCTATGCTCATAAGGGGATAGGAGATGCGCTCTATGGCCTCCGGCGCTACGAGGAAGCGCTTCATGCCTTTCAGATAGTCATTCAACTTGATCCTTATGCTGCTGATACCTACTGTAGCATGGGCGATATCTTGACGGAGATGCAGAGCTATGAACAGGCTTTGCGTGCCTATTCAATGGCCATCCGGCTCGATCCCCGCTCCGCGACTACCTACAATAATCTGGGCAACTTGCTGCTATTGATGAAGAATCCAGAGGGTGCTGTGCGGAGTTATACTGAAGCCATCCGGCTCAATCCCAACGAGGCCGCTCTTTACTACAATTTGAGCCTTGTGCTTGCCGAGTTAGGTCGGGACGAAGAGGCCAGACAAGCAATGGAACGAGCCAGAGAACTGGGATATGGAATATAA